From the genome of Populus alba chromosome 10, ASM523922v2, whole genome shotgun sequence, one region includes:
- the LOC118043062 gene encoding uncharacterized protein — protein sequence MTLQSSSSSTNFNSYKILPLLCPCKSSNQTNYHPPLPFSKRRRKKLITNFTQQKLRRSFLTFHACVIPNDTRNRNVNIELSKGTKGFVLKRISNELETEDFSQEHSISNFTGFQEDPIVGKLRTQLGVIHPIPSPPINRNIVGLFVFFFFVGVVFDKAWNSRKKDKSNEEGKRGGAWPQVPTSFSLFLEKDLQRKESVEWVNMVLGKLWKVYRGGIENWLIGLLQPVIDNLKKPDYVERVEIKQFSLGDEPLSVRNVERRTSRRVNDLQYQIGLRYTGGARMLLMLSLKFGIIPIMVPVGVRDFDIDGELWVKLRLIPTEPWVGAVSWAFVSLPKIKFELSPFRLFNLMAIPVLSMFLKKLLTEDLPRLFVRPKKIVLDFQKGKAVGPVANESGEMQEGNRDFVGELSVTLVDARKLSYVFLGKTDPYVILNLGDQIMRSKKNSQTTVIGPPGEPIWNQDFHMLVTNPRKQKLNIQVKDSLGFTGLTIGTGEVDLGSLQDTVPTDKIVVLQGGWGLFRKASSGEILLRLTYKAYVEDEDDDKNEVEHVDTDASDDEMSDSDESNATYEPSRRGSSNEMDKESFMDVLAALIVSEEFQGIVASETGNNKLSSDASGAGSAVSRSHTLNAESMPSDSNNSSEGSAGSILVWFAVITSILVLIAVTLDGSSFFNP from the exons ATGACTCTgcagtcttcttcttcttcaactaaCTTCAATTCCTATAAAATTCTCCCTCTCCTCTGCCCATGTAAATCCTCCAATCAAACCAACTACCACCCACCGCTCCCTTTCTCCAAAAGAAGACGTAAAAAACTAATCACCAACTTCACTCAGCAAAAACTCAGAAGAAGTTTTCTAACTTTCCATGCCTGTGTCATCCCAAACGACACTCGAAATCGCAATGTAAACATTGAGCTTTCAAAGGGCACCAAGGGGTTTGTTTTGAAGCGAATTTCTAACGAATTGGAGACTGAAGACTTTTCTCAAGAGCATTCCATTTCCAACTTCACTGGCTTTCAAGAAGACCCAATCGTCGGCAAGTTAAGGACACAATTAGGAGTGATACACCCAATACCATCGCCTCCAATTAATAGAAATATTGTTGggttatttgtgtttttcttttttgttggcgTTGTTTTTGATAAAGCATGGAattcaagaaagaaagataaaagcaaTGAGGAAGGAAAGCGTGGCGGGGCGTGGCCGCAAGTGCCCACcagcttttctttgtttttggagAAGGATTTGCAGAGAAAAGAGTCTGTTGAGTGGGTTAATATGGTGTTAGGGAAGTTGTGGAAGGTTTACAGAGGTGGGATTGAGAATTGGCTCATTGGGTTGTTGCAGCCTGTTATTGATAATTTGAAGAAGCCTGATTATGTTGAGAGAGTTGAAATTAAGCAGTTCTCTTTAGGGGATGAACCATTGTCTGTTAGGAATGTTGAGAGGAGAACTTCACGCCGTGTCAACGATTTGCA GTATCAAATAGGCCTCAGATATACTGGTGGTGCTCGGATGCTGCTAATGCTGTCGCTAAAATTTGGCATTATCCCCATTATGGTGCCAGTCGGTGTTCGAGATTTTGATATTGATGGTGAACTTTGGGTCAAATTGCGGTTGATACCAACAGAGCCATGGGTGGGAGCTGTTTCATGGGCTTTTGTGTCACTCCcgaagatcaaatttgaactTTCACCATTTCGTTTGTTCAATCTAATGG CAATTCCTGTTCTCTCAAT GTTTCTGAAAAAACTTCTCACTGAGGATTTGCCTCGACTGTTTGTTCGTCCTAAGAAgattgttttggattttcaaaAAGGAAAAGCGGTTGGCCCTGTTGCAAATGAATCAGGAGAAATGCAAGAAGGAAACAGGGATTTTGTTGGAGAACTATCAGTCACTCTTGTAGATGCTCGAAAACTTTCCTACGTCTTCCTTG GTAAAACAGACCCATATGTTATTCTGAACCTGGGAGATCAAATTATGCGCAGCAAAAAGAATAGTCAAACTACTGTCATTGGGCCTCCTGGCGAACCAATTTGGAATCAG GATTTTCACATGCTTGTTACAAACCCCAGGAAACAAAAATTGAACATCCAAGTGAAAGACTCTCTTGGATTCACGGGTTTAACTATTGGTACAGGAGAG GTTGATTTGGGATCTTTGCAAGATACTGTACCAACTGACAAGATTGTGGTTCTGCAAGGAGGTTGGGGATTGTTCAGAAAAGCTTCTTCTGGAGAGATTCTCCTTCGACTAACTTATAAAGCCTATGTtgaggatgaagatgatgataagaatGAGGTGGAGCATGTTGATACAGATGCTTCAGATGATGAGATGTCTGATTCTGATGAATCAAATGCTACCTATGAGCCTAGTAGAAGGGGTTCTTCAAATGAGATGGATAAAGAGTCATTTATGGATGTTCTAGCAGCTTTGATTGTGAGTGAGGAATTTCAAGGAATAGTGGCGTCTGAGACAGGAAATAACAAACTTTCCAGTGACGCCTCAGGTGCAGGATCTGCAGTATCACGCTCACATACTCTTAATGCTGAATCAATGCCCTCAGATAGCAATAACAGTTCTGAAGGTTCTGCtg GATCAATCTTAGTTTGGTTTGCGGTGATTACAAGTATATTAGTTCTAATTGCTGTCACTTTGGATGGTTCGAGTTTCTTCAACCCTTGA